DNA sequence from the Mangifera indica cultivar Alphonso chromosome 18, CATAS_Mindica_2.1, whole genome shotgun sequence genome:
AGCAACAATCAGCCACCAAGACCACATGAGAATCAGGGGGCAAAGCAAATCTCCACTTTCataaaaagaaagttaaccaagaaGAGCAATGTATAGAGATTCCTAAACCAAGGAAAAAAAAGACAGACTGCTGGACCTCCCAATGCTTTACTCTTTTGCTTtactttttttcaataattttcttttttttctgtcaACAGAAATTGATTCTTCCACCATCTTTACCTCACACATTATACTTTACATTTAGAAACTAAAAACTCCAAAACAAGTAATGAAAATCTTAATTAGAACAGTGATAAATGAAGATTAAAAACTCACTTGTTTCCTTTGATCTTGAACCAGGCCTCAGCACACTGTTTATGAGCAACAGCCAAATCATCTTTGCAAGAACAACCCAATTGAATGGCAATCCCAGATTCATGGCTATTACTCTCAAGACCCAGATGGCAAATTCGACAATCTTTCTCTCCCTCCACTTTATTAATATCCAAGTGAacttttatttcaatttctccCACTTCACTTTCGATCTCTATTGAACAATCGGATGCTGAAGAAACAGAAGATACCCTCCTGGAAAGGGCGGCATCGGAAACGCAGGCAAAACTGTTCTCATCGTAGGACCCACCTGTCGTTGAAAAGAACTGAGAGTAGCATGAGCCACCCTCCTCCGCGTCTGAGAAGCACACGCTGATGTCACTTCCGGCGATTGAGCGGCGGCGGTGGTCATATGTTTCAGTGCGGCCTTGTTCTATATCAGTATGGGACATTTCTTGAACTGACATTATATTGTTTCAAAGACGCAGAAGCAGCTTAAAGCTCAAAACTTTCGGAAAATGTTAACTAAAACGGAAAATTTAAAGAACTGGGTATTGGAGTCGGTGATCTTGCAACTCCATAAAATGTTTCTGAAGCTTTGAAGTTTTATGAAGAATGCGTAAGAGAAtaaagtgttaaataaaatggaGAAAGGCTGTTTATGAGACAAAGACTGAAGCTTTTGCTAAGAAACTTTTGACTGAGGACCCCCCCTGGCACTGCGAAGAAGAAGAACAGAAAACGAGCAGTGGATACAGAGAAACCGAGGAGagatttcatttgaaaataagaaagacTTTGGAGACTCGAGATAGACTTGATGTTTCACTTTGGATCTTTTTCTTCTACGTGGATTCTGTGCGTTTGATTCTGAAAAATGTGAATCTAAGTAATGATCGAACGGTTGATATTGAAGAGAAAATTAAGCTTGAAAGAACAACTCAGTTGGAAAGAAATTtctatgattatatttatatatttatatgtcgGATGATCCATTTTGTTTTGTCGTTTtgctttttttctattttgtcttgttttgcGTATAAAATACGATAGATGTAGATACAGTAGatcttaataaattattattattatattacgGGTATATAATTCGAGTAAAAGtatatttgaatcgaatttatttaagtttgagtttaatttaaacaaatttaaaataagcttaattcaaacaagtttgagtttaagagTTTAGTATTTTTGAGCTTAACCGTTAGAGGTGTTCGGCTCATAAAAGTCGTAAGcctaaaaaattagatataaatcaactaaaacaatatcgttttcactaatatatattgaaataatgtcattttaatatctaattaagttCAAAGCTCAATTCAAGCTCGAGTCCTCTCAAACAAACTAAGTTTGAACACTTTTAGACAAACTCAACTTGAAATTGGCTTCACTAATGTAAATCGAACTCAAGTTTAGACAAGCTCAAATTGTTGGGTAATAaatgatgtataattatatgattaaactcTATCAAattatgacacatcatttagATTGTTCAATCTCATAAttacatatcatttaaatatccGATTTTATACTTGAAATTGTATGCACAACATTTTGCTCATTAACTATTTATCATAAaagatgagtaatattatgataatttatcatattattttgtttagtttgttagataataaaaaattttgataatattttattatcaataatgaatTTAGTTCAAATGATAGAAAATTAGTCTAATAATCTatcatttattacttatattatcttgtgtagattacataataataatattttattaacaaattgatgtgataaataatataaaaattaattaaaattttataaatattaaaaaattattaaaataatcttaattttattccaattttatcttattttgtttaacatataaaaaatatttatgtaaaatgatatcataatatgtttttattactACCAACCccacataataattatttataataataaatttacctaaacaatattaatttgtatagattaattattttcatatatactttaattttttataaggtaatataagtgtaattttatgcattaaaaaattatcaaaataattttattattaattattaaatttttatgatgaaaatatcatcactttttaattacaataataagtaacatgaagaatttttttaaaaaatatattaataataagattacaacttgaaaaataatttaattaattaatttcaaaatttgacaatatgaaaaacaattttaatattaacactaagaatatattaaaaagtacaaaaatcaaaatttttagtataATGTATGTTAGTTTAAGTGAACACAATAATAATTGatgttcaataatattttaaagttatttaagtaaaataatattttaatatttttttaaataatttatatttgttacataataaaataatatacatctggttttgattatttaattgaataattagattatatcatatatatatatataattatataattgttaattataaataaaataatatttaattatataattatataattttcacgGATGTTAGTactaatttttgtattaaattttcaGTCTACATAACACCACTATTAggtaaaatttgaatataataccTTTCATCTTGTTTCTAATTCCTCTTAGGATCAATTTGTAGACTTATTAATCAAAGCTAGTTTTCCTTTTCGACTTTGTACGCTCTTGACAAATTTCTTATGATGAATACATTACCATCTTGAATTTTAAGAGGGATGATAGCAAGTTTTTGATccttaattgattttttttctttaattgttttattcGAATTGTACTAAATATACTTTAAGTtgttaacatttttaattaagaaatacaAAAATGTCATTCTCTCGACTCATTTCTCTATATTTCTGTAGCGCACCCTACACTTCTCTGTAACACCATCAcaactcttttttcttcttcttcttcttcttcaatattCATATATGAACACCCTAAGACTTTCTATTTCTTCATCCCCAAGTTTCAATGACAAAATCATGACGGAATGAAGCCCCCATCAACCAATGCTCTTTCAACTTAATCGTATCATTTCGAtgtgaatttaattataatcacattGAAATTGTGCAATCCTCTTGATAACATTTAGACCATGAAAGATTGTAATGCTTTGTGAAAATCTTTATAATGATAGGTGTTGTCACTtaatttgtgaaataaattaaaaagaaatatttgggacattttaatattattataaaagtatTTATGTCTTTTCAATGTTTTACTCTTAAATTTAGTGTAGTTTATTAACCAACCTGAAGAAACGTAAAAAGTTGTTGACTTTTAACTTTAAGAAATGGGTGAGAAATTGCATTTTTTTCGCTGTtagtgtttgattttttcatttggGCTTTCTAGTGACCAATTAGTTCTGATCATCAACCGATCTTCTGTGCATCTCCTTCCCTGATTGTTTCCCAATATGGAAACAACCCAAACTCTGATCGAAATGGTAGAATGACATCGCACAATGCATATGTTTGTATGTTGTCTAACCGACACATAGATTCGTACGATATTGCACAAATCTATGCAATATCACCTAActattttggccaaattttaGGTGGTTTTCATGCTGAGAAACCATCGAGAAGGGAGATGCATTGAAAATTGGCCAACGACTAGAACTAATAGGTCACCAGAAAGCctaaatgaaaaaatcaaaccctaataaGGGGGAAatgcaagttttcaaactttttgatgagaaaaaattattaattttttaaacttaaatggagaaaaatgaaatgtaattttatttattttaatattaatgataaaatgataattttatttttataattcataaaaattttggctaaaattggataataaataaatatttaaaattttaaaacccgTCGATATGTGTTTGGAAATACACTAAACTTTAGTGGGAataagtcgtttggccttttattgTCATTGGAGCCCCCCACTTAAAAAGTTACTAATACAGAAGCGTTGGCGTGGGATAATTGTTTATCTCTTTAAGCGGAGTCTGCGGAGACATTGCAATGAAACAGTTTTGAGTATGGGTGGACAATCTACCTTTGCTTGCTTGAACCGCACAAAAGCTGATTAGTAATTATCTATttagcagaaaaataaaataatctgcATAATTTTGTTTGGAAAGATAGCTCCAATCAACGTTGGCTGGAAGTCCAGAtgagagaaaagagatcgtTCGAGGGAAAGGTTATCGACAATAATGCCAGAGCTTGAATCATTTTGTAAAACTTGACGTAAGGGAgaaataattagattttaaggtttagggagaaaaaacaaataaaatttaagtttattttaatattacagataaaataacgattttacccttacaattaacaaattttaactgTCTATAGGTGGATAAATgtgattttcaaagttaaaggataGGAATTCAGGAAACAACATACTTtaagtggaaataagtcttttggccttttaatatcaataaaattatgtatataaataatttatataattttgtatacaaacaataatatatcctCATATGATTtggtattactttatctttaatttaaaactatttaatcacatgacGATATgtctcattatttatacatataatattattcttttaatattcaTAGGAGTATATTTATCGTTTCCAcatttttacctaaaatttaataaaatttattattaaaacttaattgaATGTGAGAATTTGTCAATTTTCGACTTTAAAGATGAGAACAtcttatttaaacaaaaacatacGAGAAATAGACATACGTTCTTCCATCACATAATCATTGTTTCTTTTCTATTGTTTGTTACAACTTCAAGGGTGTTTGTTTTgggatttaaaaattattctgataatttatcttttattacttacattattttgtttagtttgtcaagtaataaaatattatacccAGTTGTAATATGTcaagtaatattattatcacttttaccttaggtattaaaaaattatcaaaataatcttgattttattataattatattcttgctcattaattttttaggaaaaataactatattttcaattaaaaaataagtaacatgaagaatattttaaaataattatactaaagacatttaaataaaataatatcttagcattttttatccaattttatcatatatataataataatttatatccaataattttatagttaatatatttttgtgataatattttatttttgataataaaatattacttaaaccaaACGCACACTTCATATATTAAATGATTAGGTAACAtgtgcaaataaataaatatgtcataatataattaaattatctataattaaaataaaaataaataattatatcatctaatcacataataatatataaatttgtttgtattcaTTAATATCTACTGTTCATACATACACTATTACTCTTGTAGTACATCCTACATAACCCATACGTTCATTTGCCATTAGGGTTAAACAAAGTGGGCCAAagcacttattcccacccaaggtttggtataATTCAAAACTCCCACCCgcgaaatttcaaaaactcaaatatccactcctctgttaaaaatttttgttagagttaagggtaaaactattatttaacaataattttgataaaaataaaaatttatttcattcctCCACTTagtttaaaatctaacaatttttgcccacccaaaagtttgaaaagttcacttttccccctaaggtttgtttcttctttctccaaCGGTCGAAATTCGATCAGTCGACTTCATCTTCCCACCTTGCTTTTgtcaattctctctctctccaccTTCAGTTTCATTCCATCAAAAGAGAAGCATGTGACTCCCAAATCAGTTGCTCTTCCTTCACTCCCAATTCAGATGCATCACTCTCGAAAAGCAGATGAACACCGTTACTCCTAATTCGGACGAAAAGCATCGATGGATTAGGAGTGACGTGTCTGAAGTAGGAGCAATCGAATGCTAATTGGTTTGGCCAGTTTCAATGAAATGAAACCGAagatgaagagagagagaaccGACCAATGCATGGGTGGGAAGACAAAATCAGGCGACTAGATTCTGATCatcagaaaaagaagaaaaaaccttaagggaaaaagtgaactttttaaatttttgggtgagtaaaattgttagttttttaaactaaagagagatgggaaaattaaaataaaattttagtttttttaatttttttttaaaataacaatttttcctttacccataacaaaaaattttcatagaaGAGTacatatttgagtttttaaaacttcacaAGAGAGAGTTTGGAATTATACCAAACCTTGGGGGTGAATAAGTCTTATGGCCaacaaagtataatttttttatttatattaagtatctTTCAAGTATACAATTCCAGTCTAGATGAAGTGGTTTTAAATTGAGTCCACATGAAGTGGAGATTGAATTATTAGCCATCAAGATATCATTAAGAAATTAAGTATTagttataatcataaattaatatccaTAATGAGATTAAAAGCGTTTAACATGTCATTAATATGATTGGCTATTAAGCGCAATATATACCCGTTTTGACGTGATCTTATTGTCATTGGAATcccacttaaaaaaaaaagccattttTAAAGAGatagtttgaaaaaatagaGCTATGCTAAGTGAACGTGTAAAATCGAGGATTTAAATGATGTGTCGTCAtctgattaaatattaatttatctttaatttaaaattaattaattatataataaaacattatctaagtattcaattatatactcaaaattgaatacacttgttttacttaaattaatatgattgaatttaaAGTTAGGTTTGAATCGATCTAAGCTTCTCTCAAAATTGATTCAAGTTGAGTCGAGCTTTGAACACGGTTTTGTATTGTAGttgagtaaaaaattattaaaacgatgatgttttaatgtatataaactaaaatgacgttattttagtctatttatactaaattttttcataCTCACAAACCTAACGAACTAAACATCTTTCAAACTCGAATacgaaaatatttaatttttaaatttaagtttgaatttgaattcatttgagtCATACTCGTTTGGACTAAACTCATTTTTAAACTCGAGTAAAGTTGATTGGAATTCAACCCTGAAATTTGAATAGAAAACTATTCGTAGCGATTAAAATGGAACTGTTGCATTTGCTGATTAAGAAATTTCAACATTCCTGAGGGTGGGGTACCAGAAAGAAACAgttgaattgaaaattgaattcttTAACTGTGTTCTAGGATTCCATCTCTTGTTCTTTTGCTTTCAGTGTCCATCTGAGTTAGTTTACCAAATGTTGACTGGAAAAAGGAGGCACCCAACAAACCCTAATCAGAAATGGCTGGTATGCCAGATGTTTGATTTGATgtttaatagaatattaaaaccctaaaaccctttGAAAGATTCCAGGGTTGACATCACATGGTGGTGGCTCTTTCAGATTTGTCACCGTCACACTTTAACTAAGAAGGGCTTGATGAAAATCCTTTTTCTGTAGCATCACTTATCTCTGTACAGTCTATACTTAGGAAAGAAGAATCTAATCTAAACACCCTTTTCTTTTCTACTGAATGAGGTGTTTGTGTGTCGTTGAAAAAGGTTTCTTGTCGCTGTACATATGTCTTCTCCTTTAAAGGTTAACTTGAGTCAAAAAGTAAATGGAATCCTCAAGTGAAAAGGTTTGGATTCGAAACTCGACAACATAACATCAAGatcaaaatattgatttattaaatgaaatagtTATAAAGCTAGTCATTACAATCGAAGTGTTTTACTTTATTAGTGTAATTAACTCAACTCCAAATGGGTGGATTTTTGCTCTCACATTTTTGCAAGTCTTGAACATACCCTAAAAAATCAGGCAGCCTGAGTAGAGCTCTAACCTACCTGAAATATCAGTAACTTTTTATTTTGGTCATTCACTAACCCACATGGTTGAGGTTGGATTTAAACCAAGTCAATTAGCTTGACTTAAATTTGGCTCGAATTCCTTTTTAATGATACTACTTATTTATATTGCAATACTATTTATCTCAtcaattaacataatttaactTATCAACGATGTTTgacaaaatcttttattacttcaaATAAACTAGAACTTACCatctaaaattcaaaccaaacgcAAACAAACATatgttcaaactcaattcaatttgaatctaaccatACACATCATTTCCTTTATCTTAAGCAACCGTGGTTAAATGACTTAGTTCCTAGGTACTAGAACTTTTCTGAGTTTCTACGGTATCCTGCAGATCTTATGTATATATCCAACTTGTGCaagtttaaattgtaaaataaaatgaaagaagtGAGATGAAAGATTTTGATAGTGTGAACAGCTAGAAGAAAAGCATGACATCTCAAAATAACAAGATTTAGAGATTGATAGggttaaaattttagtttagaatTATGATgcaagttaaagataaaaacaaaatcaaattaaattaattagattaaggCCAAACTAAGGAGGGTTGCCTACCAATATTTTTCATGGCACGTTATTGCCCTGTTAACttgctctttctttcttccaaATGCCCCATTTGCACCTGAGATCCATTTGTTCTTATCCTATCTGCTGCATCATCCATCAGTCTCATATTGCTATTCTCCAAGCCACTTTTCAGCCAAGCAAGGTTGCTTATTTCTGTGGCTATGGCAGCCAATTCAAAACTTGGAAAGCTTGGAGGCTCTGAGAATTCCAAAAATTCAGGTCCCAACAAAGAGTTCTGACCATTACCACCACATTGTGTCCCAGAACAGCCGAAGCCACACATGTGAGGCACCATCCTCTCACCATAGACTCCTTCAATCAATTTGCAGATCCCTGCATCAGGCAATGATGCTTGAACTAGAGGTCTTTGCATTGGGGTTTGCCTTGAATTTGGTGAAGCAATCTCAGGGCCATCCACAGCTTTATAAACATTGAAAGCACTTACACATGCCTGCGGACGGAAAAGAGTAGGTTGTTCTTTTAATTCATGATCAGGATTGTATGGAACCTCTGTTATGGTGTTGTCTTCACATTGATTATCCAAAATTTCCAAAGAACATACATCTTTTCCCTCTAAGGATTTAAATGAATTTACATCACCACAAGATAGAGTTTCCTCAGATGATGCTTTGGTCCTATCCATGCTGGTATCCTCAATGATATTTCCAGATTCGAACTTCTTTACCCTGTCAAGTTCCATGGCCCGACGCCTTAGAGTGGAATTCCAGTGGTTCTTAATAGCATTATCTGTCCGCCCAGGTAGAAGCCTAGCAATGACAGCCCATTTGTTTCCATGGATAGCATGAgctgaaattataattttatcttcctCATCTGAAATGAATTTGCTTCTGTCAGTCTAGCCAGAAAGTATTaacatcaaattaattcaacaaactTCAGCTAGGAATGTTGCATGCCAGCAGTTCTAATAAAACTTTTACTTATAGAAGTCTCGTGTGCCAAAAACTTAAAGAGCATAACTGTCAAAACAAGATAGTACATAGGGGGCTTAACTAACAACCAACTAGTCTACATTGCCATCAGACATCAGTAAAAGTTGTGCCCAAATTAGAAAaccataaataattaatatagcATAGATATTAACGGGGACGTAAGCATTCATATAATGAGGAGAATTCTCTCACATCTCAATATTACTATATACCTGTCTAATGCTAGAGGGCGTATGTCTATATCTACCAAGACCCAACTTCAATTTCTCTAAAATCAGAAAAAGAACTGTTTGATTAGCACCCAAACCGACAAAAAATATAGAAGCCCCAAACCAAGAAAACATACAAATGATTGATTCGACCTAACCTAAAGTGACCTACTACAAAACTCAATCAATGCTTTGCGATTTTTTgaatgagaaaaacaaaaaattcttttagcCATAAAATCCCAAAGGGCTCTATTTCACCTTTTTAATAGCGTTTGCTATTCTACGGGTGTCTCTCATTGTCCAATTTATCACTAAAACAACCTATTTATAAGGGAAAAACTCTTATAAATCTCTAAACAAACAATGTGACACAAATTTTTTCACACTTTTTCTCGATTAAGCAATGTGGGATAAGATTAAAGACACATTACCAACAGTTTCTATATTCCTCCTTATGTTTTCAACTTCTCATCCATAGTTTTGACAAAATAATCTGCACACATTCAACATAGAAAATTCACACAAAAGTGTAGCTACAGCAACAGGGGTTAAACATGCTTTttcctatttaaaaaaaaacatggttCCACTCCTTCAATTGTTGCAACCAGAAAACAAAGtttagaatatataatataaacaatattataaggAACTTGTAGCACGATAAAAGCTTTAAGGATAAAGCAGCATTAACAAATTCAAGTATACAAATAGTCTCAAGTATGAAATTACACAGAACAGCATAGTCAATCCAgcattgaaaatataattcctAAGTTATTAGTTAATTACCAGTAAATGGCTTCCGTTTAACAGCTGGATCGAGCTGATTACACCACCTGAGCCGACAAGACTTGCCGGAGCGACCGGATATTCCTCGGGCGATCAAGCTCCAATTCCTAGCGCCAAACTTGCTCACAAGGTTGCTTAATATTGCGTCCTCTTCGGGCGACCAAGGCCCCTTCACTCGGTCTTTGTTGCCCCTTTTGCTTCCCTCTCCGACAACTACAGCAGAATCTTCGCCGCTTCCGCCGCCATCAGCTTCAACTTCTCCACCGTCTTCGGTGTCGTCGCCGTCGACTTCGATGTCCGTTATATTTTGTGTTTCCATGtcgtttttgaatttttgttgggAAGACACTTCACTCTCACAACATTCATTCTTCATAGGGCACTGTTTCCAGAATTTATTTCTCTGTAATTACTATTCTACCCATActgtaaattatttttcagatACTTGTTGAGACTTGAGAGCATGAAAATTTAATCTACAGAAAAATAAGTAGAAAGGTTAGCTTCGTAATTTCAAGTTTATCAAATGAGCAAGGTGCTTGGTAGAAAAGATGGGAGTCATgatgtttttgttaaatgagTTTGACCAATATAAAGTGGCGGGAAAATTCTGAGCCTGCTGCGCGCCCGATCAGCAATTGTCAATTTAAAGGCTAGCCCAGGTTCAACAGCTCTCTATTTGGTTGTTTTGGGCCAGGAGGGAACCCAGCAGTGGGCTATCACAGGAGGTTGTGGAAGAGGCTTGAAAAAGggcccaatttttttttttaatgaccaAGAGAACCTTGCTAGACTTTGTCGGACAGAGAAACCTCTCAAGAGGTAGTGACAGACCTATAACCACtacattaaataaatcaatgttTCACAGATTTTCACATAAGAGAGGGAGTTCATGTTATTCgaacattgttttttttttaggaaGAGACCCTTTTACTTCGCCATTCAAGCTAGCCCTAGGGGCCAAAGAGTCTTAGTTGTTATTTAAGGTTAAGTTTTGAAACCCATCAAATTAGATTTCGACCTTACTATTTATGGTTatgttttaaacaattttttgatagttttgtaattttcttctattttttcaaataaatggacCCTCTCTAATAGGTTTAAAAtgtgaaattatattaaaaactaactaaTTATCCTTTTGTACAAGATTAACcataagattaaagataaaactcaAGCCGAGCTTCGaactttaaacttaaagatTGAACTGAacttaaattatcattaactTTAGTTTGACAAACTTgagttatcttttttttttttaattcaaactaaactcgaGCTAAAATATGTATAGGTTTAGCTTAGTTTCTACCTACCCCTACTCAGAAGCACCGTTCTAAAGAAAACATAAAGACTTTTGTAGGATCCAATTACTCCTTTTAATACCACTTTATGTCAAAACATTTTTTCTTAATGAT
Encoded proteins:
- the LOC123201459 gene encoding transcription factor MYB1-like → MKNECCESEVSSQQKFKNDMETQNITDIEVDGDDTEDGGEVEADGGGSGEDSAVVVGEGSKRGNKDRVKGPWSPEEDAILSNLVSKFGARNWSLIARGISGRSGKSCRLRWCNQLDPAVKRKPFTDEEDKIIISAHAIHGNKWAVIARLLPGRTDNAIKNHWNSTLRRRAMELDRVKKFESGNIIEDTSMDRTKASSEETLSCGDVNSFKSLEGKDVCSLEILDNQCEDNTITEVPYNPDHELKEQPTLFRPQACVSAFNVYKAVDGPEIASPNSRQTPMQRPLVQASLPDAGICKLIEGVYGERMVPHMCGFGCSGTQCGGNGQNSLLGPEFLEFSEPPSFPSFELAAIATEISNLAWLKSGLENSNMRLMDDAADRIRTNGSQVQMGHLEERKSKLTGQ
- the LOC123201460 gene encoding uncharacterized protein LOC123201460, producing MSVQEMSHTDIEQGRTETYDHRRRSIAGSDISVCFSDAEEGGSCYSQFFSTTGGSYDENSFACVSDAALSRRVSSVSSASDCSIEIESEVGEIEIKVHLDINKVEGEKDCRICHLGLESNSHESGIAIQLGCSCKDDLAVAHKQCAEAWFKIKGNKTCEICNSIAHNVAGATEMESIEQSNETNNATAISSVSASASAHHGETRNFWHGHRFLNFLLACMVFAFVISWLFHFNVPSS